One Alteromonas sp. KC3 DNA segment encodes these proteins:
- a CDS encoding DUF3014 domain-containing protein, with translation MSESSEKKSLGPHFIIVGVLLIVILAVVFWPSDKEPEVVEAPEPEVVQPEETPTIEPEVFETQPVAPTVELEEKDEVEPLPEVVDEKPEPLDSSDPAIKSSLINSSSADEDTVNRMLVNEGLLQRFVVSATNLANNEMAPNHQLLTPPEQSFRVYSQAGKQWIDAASYKRYTPYVDMLESFDNEALLNVYAIYKGDIQAKYAEIGNPDQDFNEVLLDAIDQLLDTPEVPVPVEVYTDSVAYKYADERLENLNEPQKQLLRTGPDNMRRIKAKLRELKVLVEERGSN, from the coding sequence ATGAGCGAGTCGTCAGAAAAGAAATCGTTAGGCCCACATTTTATTATTGTTGGTGTTCTTCTCATCGTTATTTTGGCTGTAGTGTTTTGGCCAAGCGACAAAGAGCCTGAGGTGGTAGAAGCCCCTGAGCCGGAAGTCGTTCAGCCTGAAGAAACGCCTACCATAGAGCCAGAAGTATTCGAAACACAACCTGTTGCGCCTACTGTTGAACTTGAAGAGAAAGACGAAGTTGAACCCCTTCCAGAGGTTGTTGACGAAAAGCCTGAACCACTAGATTCGAGTGACCCTGCGATCAAGTCGTCACTTATTAACAGTTCTTCGGCCGATGAAGACACCGTCAATCGAATGTTAGTGAATGAAGGTTTGTTGCAACGCTTTGTCGTTTCAGCGACTAATTTGGCCAACAATGAAATGGCACCAAACCATCAATTACTCACGCCTCCTGAACAAAGTTTCCGCGTTTATTCGCAAGCGGGTAAACAGTGGATTGATGCCGCTAGTTACAAACGCTATACCCCCTATGTGGATATGCTGGAATCGTTTGACAACGAAGCCTTATTAAACGTTTATGCTATTTATAAAGGCGATATCCAAGCCAAATACGCGGAAATTGGTAATCCTGACCAGGACTTTAATGAAGTACTGTTAGACGCCATTGACCAATTACTCGATACGCCAGAAGTGCCTGTGCCGGTTGAAGTGTACACCGACTCAGTTGCTTATAAATATGCTGATGAACGTTTAGAAAATCTTAATGAGCCACAAAAGCAATTACTGCGAACAGGCCCAGATAATATGCGTCGTATTAAAGCAAAATTGCGCGAGCTTAAAGTTTTGGTTGAAGAGCGTGGATCTAACTAG
- the rph gene encoding ribonuclease PH — MRPSGRTASQIRPVTITRQYTCHAEGSVLVEFGNTKVLCNATVEEGVPRFMKGQGKGWITAEYSMLPRATHTRSGREAARGKQGGRTLEIQRLIARSLRAAVDLQLLGENTITLDCDVIQADGGTRTASITGACVALVDALTFMRSKGIIKTNPLKHMIAALSVGIYEGMPIADLEYTEDSAAETDMNIVMTETGKLIEVQGTAEGEPFSFEELDEMLKIGKHGLRELFDIQKAALA; from the coding sequence ATGCGTCCAAGCGGCAGAACCGCCAGTCAAATTCGCCCTGTTACAATTACCCGTCAATACACATGCCACGCTGAAGGCTCTGTGCTGGTGGAGTTTGGTAACACTAAGGTGTTGTGTAATGCGACGGTAGAAGAAGGTGTACCGCGCTTTATGAAAGGCCAAGGTAAAGGTTGGATCACGGCGGAATACAGCATGCTACCTCGCGCAACGCACACGCGCAGTGGACGCGAAGCTGCACGTGGTAAGCAAGGTGGCCGTACGCTTGAAATTCAACGTCTTATCGCACGTTCTCTTCGCGCTGCTGTTGATTTGCAATTGTTGGGCGAAAACACTATCACGCTAGACTGTGATGTTATTCAAGCTGATGGCGGTACGCGTACTGCTTCAATTACCGGTGCATGTGTTGCGTTAGTTGATGCACTTACTTTTATGCGCAGCAAGGGCATTATTAAGACCAACCCGCTTAAGCATATGATTGCAGCGCTTTCAGTGGGTATCTACGAAGGAATGCCTATTGCTGATTTGGAATACACCGAAGACTCAGCAGCTGAAACAGACATGAATATTGTGATGACAGAAACTGGCAAGCTTATCGAAGTACAAGGTACGGCAGAGGGCGAACCATTCTCGTTTGAAGAACTTGACGAAATGTTGAAAATTGGTAAGCACGGTTTGCGTGAGTTGTTCGATATTCAAAAAGCAGCATTGGCGTAA
- a CDS encoding DUF6482 family protein, giving the protein MHKFYFKDIEDTPTAIDYLEVQSYEMNVYLVYLSIGDKSGMVYDTKDKPMRFFSAGHIREAFAHCSVAKAVMKHDTPYDEMIGNPPKSAEQMALPFSMELPY; this is encoded by the coding sequence ATGCATAAGTTCTATTTTAAAGATATTGAAGATACGCCGACGGCAATCGATTATTTGGAAGTGCAATCTTACGAGATGAACGTTTATCTTGTTTATCTTTCTATTGGCGATAAAAGCGGTATGGTGTACGACACAAAAGATAAACCAATGCGTTTTTTTAGCGCCGGCCATATTCGAGAAGCATTTGCACATTGCAGCGTTGCAAAAGCGGTCATGAAACACGACACCCCTTACGATGAAATGATAGGTAATCCACCCAAAAGTGCTGAACAAATGGCGCTGCCATTTAGTATGGAACTTCCCTATTAG
- a CDS encoding sterol desaturase family protein, translated as MTVILFAIPLFFLLIGIELYVDYKRKTGHYRTNDAITSLSAGVLSRVVAIGHQLIPFTIYVLVYDAIALFSLPDAWWVWVIAFVAYDFFYYWNHRMGHEMSILWAAHVVHHSSEDYNLTTALRQTSGALFSWVFYLPLALVGFEPEMIITVGALNLVYQFWVHTQHIKTLGWMEYVFVTPSNHRVHHAQNRVYIDKNYGGVFILWDRLFGTFIPELDEEPPVYGIRGALKSFNPIWANLQIYSQLARDSYYTRSWKDKFRVWFGRTGWRPEDVSMRFVQEKKPLSEFKKYHPKLHKAVTRYSLVQHLIMLGVTLYLLLNINALPTSHQLIAVATVIVMSIQNGFILSQSKMSLAMEGPRLLVFPLMWVAGGMGVAAIVYTLCSFASLFMLANAVRHTQHRPPLEEAVLPTEPDNLA; from the coding sequence ATGACCGTAATATTATTCGCTATCCCACTGTTTTTTCTGTTAATTGGCATTGAGCTTTATGTCGATTACAAAAGAAAAACGGGGCACTATCGCACGAACGACGCCATAACCAGTTTAAGCGCTGGGGTTTTGTCTCGCGTCGTTGCCATCGGCCACCAACTCATTCCGTTTACCATCTATGTTTTAGTATACGACGCCATTGCGTTGTTCTCCTTGCCAGATGCATGGTGGGTATGGGTAATTGCTTTTGTCGCTTACGACTTTTTTTACTATTGGAACCATCGAATGGGCCACGAGATGAGTATCTTGTGGGCAGCACATGTTGTGCATCACTCAAGCGAAGACTACAACCTTACTACAGCATTAAGACAAACCAGCGGTGCCTTGTTTAGTTGGGTGTTCTATCTGCCATTGGCTTTAGTAGGATTTGAGCCCGAGATGATTATTACGGTTGGGGCACTTAATTTGGTGTATCAATTCTGGGTACACACGCAGCATATCAAAACCTTAGGCTGGATGGAGTACGTCTTTGTTACGCCGTCTAACCATCGCGTACATCACGCGCAAAACCGCGTCTATATTGATAAGAATTACGGCGGGGTATTTATTCTTTGGGATCGCCTTTTTGGTACTTTTATTCCCGAGCTTGACGAGGAGCCACCGGTGTATGGAATACGCGGTGCACTTAAAAGCTTTAACCCTATATGGGCCAACTTACAAATTTACAGTCAATTAGCGAGGGACAGCTATTACACTCGGTCATGGAAAGATAAATTCCGCGTATGGTTTGGTCGCACAGGGTGGCGACCTGAAGATGTATCTATGCGCTTCGTGCAGGAAAAAAAGCCGTTGAGTGAATTTAAAAAATACCATCCAAAACTACACAAAGCAGTAACGCGCTACAGTCTTGTTCAGCACCTGATTATGCTAGGTGTAACGCTATATTTATTGCTAAATATTAATGCATTGCCTACTAGTCACCAACTCATAGCCGTTGCAACTGTTATTGTTATGAGTATTCAAAATGGGTTCATCCTGTCTCAGTCAAAAATGTCACTGGCAATGGAAGGACCCCGTCTACTCGTATTTCCACTGATGTGGGTCGCTGGCGGCATGGGTGTTGCGGCAATTGTTTATACTCTGTGTTCGTTCGCAAGTTTATTCATGTTAGCTAATGCCGTGCGTCATACTCAGCATCGCCCACCGCTTGAAGAAGCGGTCCTGCCCACTGAACCTGATAACCTCGCCTAA
- the pyrE gene encoding orotate phosphoribosyltransferase, producing MKAFQRDFIEFAIARGVLKFGEFTLKSGRVSPYFFNAGLFNRGGDLAKLGRFYADALMDAGVEFDVLFGPAYKGIPIATTTAVALADSHGLDVPYCFNRKEAKTHGEGGNLVGSPLEGRVMLVDDVITAGTAIRESMALIEQQQASLSGVLIALDRQERGNGELSAIQEVERDFNTQVISIVSLADVVAYLTEQGDHDAQISAINKYRESYGI from the coding sequence ATGAAAGCGTTTCAGCGAGATTTTATTGAGTTTGCTATTGCCCGTGGCGTACTGAAGTTTGGTGAGTTTACGCTGAAGTCTGGTCGCGTTAGCCCGTATTTCTTCAATGCTGGTTTGTTTAATCGCGGCGGAGATTTGGCGAAGTTGGGGCGTTTTTACGCTGATGCACTTATGGATGCGGGTGTAGAGTTTGACGTACTTTTTGGGCCAGCTTACAAAGGCATTCCTATTGCAACGACCACGGCTGTTGCTCTTGCTGACTCACACGGCCTCGATGTGCCTTACTGTTTCAACCGCAAAGAAGCCAAAACCCATGGTGAAGGCGGCAATTTAGTCGGTAGCCCACTTGAAGGGCGCGTAATGTTGGTCGATGATGTGATAACCGCGGGCACTGCTATTCGCGAGTCGATGGCGCTTATAGAGCAGCAGCAAGCGAGCCTATCTGGTGTGCTTATTGCTCTTGATAGACAAGAACGCGGAAACGGCGAGTTATCTGCTATTCAGGAAGTTGAGCGAGACTTTAACACGCAAGTCATCTCTATTGTGTCACTTGCAGATGTGGTCGCTTATCTTACTGAACAAGGTGATCACGACGCGCAAATTAGTGCTATCAATAAGTACCGTGAAAGCTATGGCATCTGA
- a CDS encoding metal-dependent hydrolase family protein has product MKKTLLSLGLALSLSSLCTSSVADTLIHAGKAFTGTSSTLLEKVTIVVDGNKIKAIQKGFVEAGEGDEVIDLKGHTVMPGLMDMHVHLSSQHGGPQTYLERFSLNEADYALRGANYAQVTLEAGFTTVRNLGDSYNETIALRNAISKGIATGPRIYTGGKSIATTGGHADPSNGFAHLLRPDVGPTQGVVNGEVEAREAVRTRYQDGADVIKITATGGVLSVAKSGQNPQFMTDELDAIVQTAKDYGMTVAVHAHGKEGMKRAIEAGVDSIEHGTYMDDEIRALMKKRGTYYVPTILAGKFVAEKAKIDGFFPELVRPKAAAIGPLIQKTFERAHKAGVKIAFGTDSGVSAHGDNAKEFALMVEAGMTPANALLSATVNSAELLGISDILGSLSEGKLADIVAVSGNPLEDISVMESVSFVMKDGVVYKQ; this is encoded by the coding sequence ATGAAAAAGACCCTATTATCGCTAGGACTCGCCCTGAGTCTTTCATCGCTTTGCACAAGTTCTGTAGCTGACACCTTAATTCACGCAGGTAAAGCTTTTACCGGCACATCCTCAACCCTGCTAGAAAAGGTGACTATCGTTGTAGATGGCAACAAGATTAAGGCCATTCAAAAAGGTTTTGTTGAGGCCGGTGAAGGTGATGAGGTTATTGACCTAAAAGGTCATACTGTTATGCCGGGGTTAATGGACATGCATGTTCACTTATCATCACAACACGGCGGCCCGCAAACCTATTTAGAACGCTTTTCTCTTAACGAAGCTGATTATGCACTGCGCGGTGCAAACTATGCACAAGTTACACTTGAGGCTGGCTTTACCACAGTACGTAATTTAGGTGATAGCTATAACGAAACAATTGCACTTCGCAATGCCATTTCAAAAGGCATTGCAACCGGCCCACGCATTTATACCGGTGGAAAATCGATTGCTACAACGGGTGGGCACGCCGATCCAAGTAATGGTTTTGCGCATTTACTGCGCCCTGATGTCGGGCCAACACAAGGAGTAGTTAATGGAGAGGTGGAAGCTCGAGAAGCGGTGCGAACGCGCTATCAAGACGGTGCAGATGTTATCAAAATTACCGCTACAGGTGGTGTATTGAGCGTGGCAAAAAGCGGCCAAAACCCGCAGTTTATGACCGATGAACTCGACGCCATTGTGCAAACCGCAAAAGATTATGGCATGACGGTAGCGGTCCACGCCCACGGTAAAGAAGGGATGAAACGCGCTATTGAAGCAGGCGTTGATTCCATTGAACACGGCACCTACATGGACGATGAAATTCGCGCACTAATGAAAAAGAGAGGCACATACTACGTGCCAACTATATTGGCAGGTAAGTTCGTCGCTGAAAAAGCGAAAATAGATGGCTTTTTCCCAGAATTGGTTAGACCTAAAGCGGCTGCCATAGGCCCATTAATTCAAAAAACCTTTGAACGTGCTCATAAGGCGGGCGTGAAAATTGCTTTTGGTACAGACAGTGGAGTTTCAGCCCACGGTGATAATGCCAAAGAGTTTGCGCTTATGGTGGAAGCGGGTATGACACCTGCCAATGCATTACTTAGCGCGACTGTAAATAGTGCAGAACTCCTTGGTATTAGCGACATACTGGGCTCGTTATCTGAAGGTAAATTGGCCGACATCGTGGCAGTATCGGGCAACCCTCTAGAAGACATCTCTGTGATGGAATCGGTGTCTTTTGTAATGAAAGATGGGGTTGTTTACAAACAATAG
- a CDS encoding site-specific integrase, protein MDAGGEERPKDTYLNEKQIRQFFDIAEAAGTAFSRDNYLATCLLFCTATRKMELLGAKWEEFDFDELLWTIPAERTKPRREFLVPLSPQVIVWLDELKIRACGSEYVFPARKQSRIPHVYHDTLNHAFKNLNLPFALAPHDIRRTTGTLLAKLGVSDQVAEICLNHKLPKMQHIYNKYSFLPEKREALLMLSETFCKCLPKEEQ, encoded by the coding sequence ATGGATGCAGGCGGTGAAGAAAGGCCAAAAGATACCTATTTAAACGAAAAACAAATCAGACAGTTTTTCGACATAGCCGAAGCAGCAGGCACCGCCTTTAGTAGAGATAACTACCTAGCAACCTGCTTGCTGTTTTGTACGGCAACTAGAAAGATGGAACTGTTAGGCGCTAAGTGGGAAGAATTCGACTTTGACGAGTTGTTGTGGACAATTCCAGCGGAGCGCACAAAACCACGTCGAGAGTTCTTAGTTCCACTCTCACCACAAGTCATCGTTTGGCTTGATGAACTAAAAATAAGAGCCTGTGGCAGCGAGTACGTGTTTCCGGCAAGAAAGCAAAGTCGTATTCCTCATGTTTACCACGACACGTTAAACCACGCATTCAAGAATCTAAATCTACCGTTTGCATTAGCACCACATGATATCCGCAGAACAACAGGAACATTGCTAGCAAAACTAGGCGTATCCGATCAGGTCGCTGAGATTTGCTTAAACCATAAACTACCAAAGATGCAGCACATCTATAACAAGTACTCTTTCTTGCCAGAAAAACGTGAGGCTCTTCTGATGCTATCTGAAACTTTTTGCAAATGCTTACCTAAAGAAGAGCAGTGA
- a CDS encoding Arm DNA-binding domain-containing protein produces MLTEAQLKSIIKEADPVRGIGDKDGLFFSLTKSGYASFKFRYQINGRRAIITIGPYPALSLKEARQKAVALRHQLANNIDQLWKSEELNIKQDRL; encoded by the coding sequence ATGTTAACCGAAGCGCAACTAAAATCTATCATTAAAGAGGCCGACCCAGTTCGGGGAATAGGAGATAAGGATGGCCTGTTTTTCTCATTGACCAAATCGGGATATGCCAGTTTTAAATTCCGCTATCAGATAAATGGTCGGCGAGCCATTATCACCATCGGGCCATATCCTGCACTTTCTCTGAAAGAAGCTAGGCAGAAAGCAGTGGCTCTTCGCCACCAGCTAGCTAACAATATTGACCAGCTATGGAAAAGCGAAGAGCTGAACATCAAGCAAGACAGACTTTAG
- the tusA gene encoding sulfurtransferase TusA, whose product MASDFAKAFSDANTHLDALGLRCPEPVMMVRLNIRKLADGETLSVTADDPSTARDIPSFCRFMDHTLVASQTDEMPYQYVIKKGRA is encoded by the coding sequence ATGGCATCTGATTTCGCAAAAGCATTCAGTGATGCGAATACGCATCTTGATGCACTAGGGCTGCGTTGTCCTGAACCTGTGATGATGGTCCGCCTAAATATTCGTAAATTGGCCGATGGCGAGACACTTTCTGTGACCGCTGATGATCCATCTACGGCAAGAGATATTCCAAGCTTTTGTCGGTTTATGGACCATACGCTAGTGGCATCGCAAACTGATGAGATGCCCTATCAATATGTCATTAAAAAGGGGCGCGCGTAG
- a CDS encoding YqaA family protein: MALGKKVKKKTKQLVDSKHMLKGITFASFLESTIVPIPLEAVMVPLMQARRESLWQIALMATIGCVLGAIFGYALGYYLFDLVGQWAIDTFFSQSQFDSVKTKMENQGFWFVMTLGIAPIPFQVAMLAAGATQYSLGLFLLATVIARSLRYFGLAAVVYYTGDKAEQLIKRYRMKAVIAITLVVLLLWWLSNLIR, from the coding sequence ATGGCACTCGGTAAGAAAGTAAAAAAGAAAACCAAGCAACTGGTTGACTCAAAGCACATGTTAAAAGGCATTACCTTTGCGTCATTTCTCGAGTCCACTATCGTACCCATTCCACTAGAAGCGGTTATGGTGCCATTAATGCAGGCTAGACGAGAATCACTCTGGCAAATCGCATTAATGGCTACTATCGGCTGTGTTTTAGGGGCAATATTTGGTTATGCCTTGGGTTATTACCTATTTGACCTTGTCGGGCAATGGGCAATAGACACCTTTTTTAGCCAATCCCAGTTTGATAGCGTTAAAACCAAAATGGAAAACCAAGGCTTTTGGTTTGTGATGACGTTGGGCATCGCGCCCATTCCTTTTCAAGTTGCCATGCTTGCCGCAGGTGCCACCCAATATTCTCTCGGGCTCTTTTTGCTCGCAACTGTGATAGCACGTTCGTTGCGTTATTTCGGCCTAGCAGCTGTGGTGTACTACACCGGTGATAAAGCAGAGCAACTCATTAAGCGCTACAGAATGAAAGCCGTTATCGCAATTACGTTGGTGGTATTGCTGTTGTGGTGGCTATCCAATTTAATTCGTTAG
- a CDS encoding DUF1285 domain-containing protein — translation MDLTRFQQQLKGTSSKTRSLPPVEKWDPDFCGDINLTIALDGRWFYEGSPIGRASLVQLFASVLKREGDNYFLVTPVEKVGITVEDTPFLVTQWQKTTAKDTNQAYYLFTTQTGDEIRLDDPAQLTLRVPPKAIQDADATPIPYLCVRRNLWARLHQNVYYQLLEQAEETTTATGTQFSITSGNSTFVIGEVNA, via the coding sequence GTGGATCTAACTAGATTTCAACAGCAGTTAAAGGGCACGTCTTCTAAGACGCGCTCTTTGCCGCCTGTCGAAAAATGGGATCCTGATTTTTGTGGTGACATTAATCTAACCATTGCATTAGATGGCCGATGGTTTTATGAAGGAAGCCCTATAGGTAGGGCAAGCCTTGTTCAATTATTTGCGTCGGTACTCAAAAGAGAAGGCGACAATTACTTTTTGGTTACCCCAGTAGAAAAAGTGGGGATTACGGTTGAAGATACGCCTTTTTTGGTCACGCAATGGCAGAAAACTACAGCCAAAGACACTAATCAGGCCTACTATTTATTCACCACACAAACCGGCGATGAAATACGCCTAGACGACCCTGCTCAATTAACGCTTCGCGTTCCACCTAAAGCAATTCAAGATGCCGATGCCACACCTATTCCTTACCTTTGTGTGCGACGCAACCTCTGGGCCAGGCTTCATCAAAATGTCTATTATCAATTGCTAGAACAGGCAGAGGAAACTACCACGGCAACTGGCACGCAATTTTCTATCACAAGTGGCAATAGCACGTTCGTTATTGGTGAAGTAAACGCATAA
- a CDS encoding DUF1206 domain-containing protein, with amino-acid sequence MTNDSKWYHRIARAGYSAKTIMYVMLGTFILSSVINSLNREKATQSQVFETLKEQPFGQFLLGGLVIGLACYALWRWLQTFTESTSNDDSKLKATITKCFFFISGLFYMAAAFVGAKILFSWRQSQSGDSKDSSQEISSYLMQFEWGLLLVAAIGVGIIVFSGIQFKHAYTKDFLEKFTMSSLSSGIQKSISFSGRMGYVARGVVYLVVGGFFILAALVSNPSEAGGLQKVLSTLMEQPFGPYLIAGVGAGFVMFGLYCGLEAKYRDLE; translated from the coding sequence ATGACAAATGATTCTAAATGGTATCATCGCATAGCGAGAGCGGGCTACAGCGCTAAAACAATCATGTACGTTATGCTAGGTACATTCATTCTGTCATCGGTAATTAATTCACTTAATCGTGAAAAGGCGACTCAATCGCAAGTTTTTGAAACCCTAAAAGAACAACCTTTCGGGCAGTTCTTGCTTGGCGGGCTAGTTATAGGTTTAGCGTGTTACGCCTTATGGCGGTGGCTACAAACCTTCACTGAGTCAACGTCCAACGACGATAGTAAACTTAAAGCCACTATCACTAAATGCTTCTTTTTTATCTCCGGATTATTTTACATGGCTGCCGCATTTGTCGGCGCCAAAATACTGTTTTCGTGGCGTCAAAGCCAGTCAGGTGACTCAAAAGACAGCAGCCAAGAAATCAGTAGTTATTTGATGCAATTTGAGTGGGGCCTGCTTTTGGTCGCTGCCATAGGAGTAGGCATAATTGTTTTCTCTGGCATTCAATTCAAGCATGCCTACACGAAAGACTTTTTAGAAAAATTTACTATGAGCTCACTAAGCAGTGGGATACAGAAAAGTATTTCATTTAGCGGACGCATGGGTTATGTCGCGCGGGGCGTTGTTTATTTAGTAGTAGGTGGATTTTTTATTTTAGCGGCGTTAGTGAGCAACCCATCTGAGGCAGGAGGATTACAGAAAGTGCTATCAACTCTCATGGAACAGCCATTTGGACCGTATCTAATTGCTGGCGTAGGAGCAGGGTTTGTAATGTTTGGACTTTATTGTGGCCTAGAGGCCAAATACCGCGACTTAGAATAG
- a CDS encoding YicC/YloC family endoribonuclease translates to MIYSMTAFARVETKKDWGSAVWEIRSVNQRFLETYFRLPEQFRSLEPVLRERFRKKLARGKVECALRFTANDAAVTKLSLNEELAKQVLHAADWVQSHGQSTGVNPLDVLRWPGVIAAEETDMDTIHGDVMAAFDKALTDFISARATEGEALKGMITQRLDAIEAEVEKVTAKMPEIMVWQREKVQARFEEAKVELDAGRFEQEMIMLAQKVDVAEELDRLNAHVAETRNILKKGGAVGRRLDFMMQEFNRESNTLGSKSISTEITQSAVELKVLIEQMREQIQNIE, encoded by the coding sequence ATGATTTACAGCATGACTGCCTTCGCACGCGTAGAGACCAAGAAAGACTGGGGTTCCGCGGTGTGGGAAATTCGTTCAGTGAACCAACGCTTTTTAGAAACCTATTTTCGCTTACCTGAACAATTTCGTTCTTTAGAGCCGGTACTTAGAGAGCGATTTCGCAAAAAGCTGGCGCGCGGAAAAGTAGAGTGCGCTTTGCGTTTTACTGCAAACGATGCGGCTGTAACGAAGTTGAGTTTAAACGAAGAATTGGCCAAGCAAGTGCTTCACGCTGCAGACTGGGTGCAATCTCATGGACAATCTACCGGCGTTAACCCACTAGACGTGCTGCGCTGGCCTGGTGTTATTGCCGCTGAAGAAACCGATATGGATACCATTCACGGTGATGTTATGGCGGCATTCGACAAAGCCCTAACCGACTTTATCAGTGCCCGTGCGACTGAAGGTGAAGCGCTAAAAGGTATGATTACACAGCGTCTTGATGCTATTGAGGCCGAAGTCGAAAAAGTAACCGCTAAAATGCCAGAAATTATGGTATGGCAGCGCGAAAAAGTGCAAGCCCGTTTTGAAGAAGCGAAAGTTGAGCTAGACGCCGGTCGTTTCGAGCAAGAAATGATTATGCTTGCTCAAAAAGTGGATGTAGCCGAAGAGTTAGATCGCCTTAATGCACACGTTGCAGAAACGCGTAACATTCTTAAAAAAGGCGGAGCAGTAGGGCGTCGTTTAGACTTTATGATGCAAGAATTTAATCGCGAATCGAACACGCTGGGTTCGAAGTCAATTAGTACTGAGATCACGCAATCAGCTGTTGAGCTTAAGGTACTTATTGAGCAAATGCGCGAGCAAATTCAGAATATAGAATAA